A stretch of the Argentina anserina chromosome 6, drPotAnse1.1, whole genome shotgun sequence genome encodes the following:
- the LOC126800524 gene encoding GDSL esterase/lipase 1-like isoform X2, which translates to MASPGYPAYCVLLLVTVFTLSPDSSFCSAAHQSKPQHKAALFVFGDSLFDSGNNQYLNASSGMGAGSTKLPYGETYFKHATGRVSDGRIVPDFIAQFAKLPMPPPYLQPGAHNFTDGVNFASAGAGVLPGTFPGAIDFPTQLSYFKAMEKSLRQRLGEKETRKLLGRAVYLFSIGGNDYFSYASKNPKALQIYKRQYVAMVIKNMISALKEIYNLGGRKIAFQNVGPLGCVPATKAMNPSLGSKCSEEPLTLARLHNRVLFSYFEKLEKSLPGFKFSIFDYYNALGDRINNPSKYGFKEGKAACCGSGAYRGSNCGGGKNGTAYDLCSNPNEYVWFDGAHTTESTNHQLAELIWNGPQKITRPYTVKQLFEHA; encoded by the exons ATGGCAAGTCCTGGCTACCCTGCTTACTGTGTTTTACTTCTAGTGACTGTCTTCACTTTAAGCCCAGATAGCTCCTTCTGTAGTGCTGCTCACCAATCTAAACCACAACACAAGGCGGCATTGTTTGTGTTTGGGGACTCACTCTTTGATTCTGGGAACAACCAATACCTCAATGCTAGTAGCGGCATGGGAGCTGGATCAACTAAGCTGCCGTACGGGGAAACTTACTTCAAACACGCCACCGGTCGAGTATCCGATGGCCGCATTGTCCCCGATTTTATTG CTCAGTTTGCAAAGCTTCCTATGCCACCACCATATTTGCAACCTGGTGCGCATAACTTTACAGACGGGGTCAATTTTGCTTCTGCCGGAGCTGGTGTTCTTCCCGGAACATTCCCCGGAGCA ATAGACTTTCCAACTCAATTGAGCTATTTCAAGGCCATGGAGAAATCTCTGAGACAGAGACTAGGTGAAAAGGAAACCAGGAAGTTGCTGGGCAGAGCTGTTTATTTGTTCAGCATTGGAGGAAATGACTACTTTAGCTACGCTTCTAAGAACCCAAAAGCTCTACAGATCTATAAGAGACAGTATGTAGCAATGGTGATCAAAAACATGATCAGTGCGCTCAAA gaaatttataatttaggaGGAAGGAAGATTGCATTTCAGAATGTAGGACCTCTGGGATGCGTACCGGCAACAAAGGCAATGAATCCTTCACTTGGTAGTAAATGTTCTGAAGAACCACTAACACTAGCCAGACTCCACAACAGAGTTCTATTCAGTTACTTCGAGAAGTTAGAGAAGAGTTTGCCAGGATTCAAGTTCTCAATTTTTGACTACTACAATGCACTTGGGGACAGAATCAACAACCCTTCAAAATATG GTTTCAAGGAGGGGAAGGCTGCTTGTTGTGGCAGTGGAGCATATAGGGGGTCTAATTGTGGCGGGGGAAAGAATGGGACAGCATATGACCTATGCAGCAATCCTAATGAGTATGTGTGGTTTGATGGTGCTCATACGACCGAAAGTACCAACCACCAACTAGCTGAACTTATATGGAACGGACCACAAAAAATCACACGACCTTACACTGTGAAACAATTATTTGAGCATGCTTAA
- the LOC126800524 gene encoding GDSL esterase/lipase 4-like isoform X4: MASPGYPAYCVLLLVTVFTLSPDSSFCSAAHQSKPQHKAALFVFGDSLFDSGNNQYLNASSGMGAGSTKLPYGETYFKHATGRVSDGRIVPDFIDFPTQLSYFKAMEKSLRQRLGEKETRKLLGRAVYLFSIGGNDYFSYASKNPKALQIYKRQYVAMVIKNMISALKEIYNLGGRKIAFQNVGPLGCVPATKAMNPSLGSKCSEEPLTLARLHNRVLFSYFEKLEKSLPGFKFSIFDYYNALGDRINNPSKYGFKEGKAACCGSGAYRGSNCGGGKNGTAYDLCSNPNEYVWFDGAHTTESTNHQLAELIWNGPQKITRPYTVKQLFEHA, translated from the exons ATGGCAAGTCCTGGCTACCCTGCTTACTGTGTTTTACTTCTAGTGACTGTCTTCACTTTAAGCCCAGATAGCTCCTTCTGTAGTGCTGCTCACCAATCTAAACCACAACACAAGGCGGCATTGTTTGTGTTTGGGGACTCACTCTTTGATTCTGGGAACAACCAATACCTCAATGCTAGTAGCGGCATGGGAGCTGGATCAACTAAGCTGCCGTACGGGGAAACTTACTTCAAACACGCCACCGGTCGAGTATCCGATGGCCGCATTGTCCCCGATTTTATTG ACTTTCCAACTCAATTGAGCTATTTCAAGGCCATGGAGAAATCTCTGAGACAGAGACTAGGTGAAAAGGAAACCAGGAAGTTGCTGGGCAGAGCTGTTTATTTGTTCAGCATTGGAGGAAATGACTACTTTAGCTACGCTTCTAAGAACCCAAAAGCTCTACAGATCTATAAGAGACAGTATGTAGCAATGGTGATCAAAAACATGATCAGTGCGCTCAAA gaaatttataatttaggaGGAAGGAAGATTGCATTTCAGAATGTAGGACCTCTGGGATGCGTACCGGCAACAAAGGCAATGAATCCTTCACTTGGTAGTAAATGTTCTGAAGAACCACTAACACTAGCCAGACTCCACAACAGAGTTCTATTCAGTTACTTCGAGAAGTTAGAGAAGAGTTTGCCAGGATTCAAGTTCTCAATTTTTGACTACTACAATGCACTTGGGGACAGAATCAACAACCCTTCAAAATATG GTTTCAAGGAGGGGAAGGCTGCTTGTTGTGGCAGTGGAGCATATAGGGGGTCTAATTGTGGCGGGGGAAAGAATGGGACAGCATATGACCTATGCAGCAATCCTAATGAGTATGTGTGGTTTGATGGTGCTCATACGACCGAAAGTACCAACCACCAACTAGCTGAACTTATATGGAACGGACCACAAAAAATCACACGACCTTACACTGTGAAACAATTATTTGAGCATGCTTAA